The Apus apus isolate bApuApu2 chromosome 1, bApuApu2.pri.cur, whole genome shotgun sequence nucleotide sequence TCCGGATCTACTATGGGTTGCCGTTTACTCTATCTTGTCCATGACAGTGATACAGCTATTTCTGATCTGGTCCATATCTCTCCAGTCTGGCTACAAGGATATCATGAGAGACCATGCTGAAACCTTGCTAACACAAAGGTAAATCAGCACTACCACTCTGCCTTCACCCACAGAAAGAGTCTTCCCACTATCtcacaacagaaaataattggCTTGATCAAGCACAATTTGCTCTTCGAAAATCTATGCTGGCACTTTCCAATTACCTTTGGTTCTTCACATGCCTGATGATGGCTTCCAGAGGATTTGTCCTTTAATCGTCACATGGTTTGAGGTGTGGTTCAtcatcctcctgctccctgcatcaTCATTGCCCTTCTCAAGGATGAGCATGGCATTTGCCTTTTTCCAGTCACTAGGGACTCTTTCTGATTTCCATGACCTAGCTATTCTCGGGGTAGAGACAGGAGGCTTAACAAGctgttccttcctttctccatcaCAAGTAGGAGCATTATGCCTAGTATTAGTCTCCATTTGGGAGACTAATATTAAGGTCACTTTTCCTGCCCAAGACATTTGGCTGCCCCTCCTTTTCAGACAGTTTTGTGCCTTCTGTCCTTGTTTGCCTCTGCTTTAGAGACTAAGCAAACCCTGAGGAAATGTGACCTTCAGGGGTACACACAGAAGAGCCAGATTATTCAAGGACTCTTGGTGTGGttgagaacagagctggcagttAAGTTTCATGTCTGCTTGGTAATGCATGCATCTTATATATATGTAGGTATGCCTGTGTGGGGGCGTGAGCATATGCCTGCAAGTGTTGGCCAAACAGGATTGGCCAGAACAGATGGTAGAAGAAGCTGCTTGAAGGAGAGTTAAGTCCTTTCACCTGGTTATTGGCAGTCCAGGCTAGCAGTTCCCCAAGCTACTCTGCTTGGGAACCTACAGGGCTATCGCTTCTCTCTTATTTCCATACCCAGGCTCACAGCCCTGCATTTGGGTGCTCTTCAATAGCATGCTGGTGGCTCCAAGTGACTTTATTCAGCCAAGACCAAGAAGAACAGACTGGACTTACAGCAGTCCCTCAAGCTTATGGGTTTCATTAAACAGAATTAGCTTGCCAGCTATGACTCTGAGAGGCCAAGCTGAGGACACGTGGGAAACTGCCAGAGAGAAAAGGGGGATCAGAAAGGaaatgctgcctgcagctcGCCCCCGTGCTGGGAGGTGTTTGTGCAGAGATCATCCAGAAGAAATGATAGCAGTAACCATGACAATGTCAGCAGCATGGCACTAGCAGGGCTTCCTCAGGGATTAACATTTCTCCGTACCAAGAACGTACCTCCCTTTTTCTGATGTGTGCTCCTGATTCAGTGCTGGTCAATGTTTGCTTTATCTTCCTCAAAGCGCAGCTACCTGAGaaattgctttctttgaaaattgCCTAGGCAGAATATCACgtaaaatgaatatatttttttacagaaaatctGTCCTAGACTGTGTGCTTGTGGAGCACTTTGCACCGCAATCCCATCCTAATATGCCTCCCCATCATGTCCAGGAACTGCTGTTGACTAAAATCAAAGTTGCCTCATTTCACTGAATATACTGCTGTTTTCAAAGGTGTGACTCAGAGCCTTTCACTTAGGCGTCAGCATGTGCTATTTGCTAGAAATAAAATCAACACTAAttaattctgccttttctttttttttttagagtttttgtcttttcctaCTCCGGTTCACAAGTGAGGTGCACAGAGAGCAGAACTGACAGAGGCTAGTCTCGGTTGTGCCTGAAGACCTGCTTCTCACAGCAAGGGCTCTCAGAAGGGTTGGTGACTAACAAGCGTGATCCCagtagaagaagaagaaaggcaaaCCACGTGGGAAATccaggggaaagggaaagaaagccTGAGCTTATGGCAAAGGACAGGGGAAGCatgaaacacaggaagaacagagaaagagacagaaagcgTGTATCACTGACCTCCCAAGGGGAGTGAAGGAGCAGAAAATCCTTCCCTTTGGGTGCTAAGCAGCCTGGCACCTTCCACAGTGCCTGCTCCGCCTCTTCTGCCCATATCAGCCAAGGGCATCTTTACTCTTTTTCTGTCTGGGTCAACAAAGATTGAGCTGCATCAATGTTTACCCCTAGAAAGCACAACAGTGCTCTTATACGATACATGAAGTCAGAGTAACAAGTGTACTCAGCATCTGACAGGATGACTGATGTAAGCTGTCAGCCAATATTTGACTTTCTAGGTGAGATTAGATTTAGCATTAAATTTAATATAAAGCATGCAGTACCAGGAACTTATTTAACAGACATTTGCTTATAGACTTGTGCAGGCTAGAGGCTACTTAAAGTTTAAGATATCTCAGCTCATTTCAAGAGTAGCATCGTATTATCCAGTGGAGTTttaaaaacctgatttttaCTGTGATTCTTATCACACAACACAGGAAAGGTAAGTTTCTGTTGGTAATTCTTTATTTCCTATGGAGAAAGCACAGCAAATTTTTGCTCTGaatcaaagaaaaagcagggattttacaattttaaaaagtcagcgTAGTTTGTATTTGGATTTTCTTATagctttcttgcttttattaGATTACCCTTGTCCCCTGTTTTTGAGTGTGTATGAGTGTAGAACTGCAGAGACCTACATGCACGTGTACTTGCATCCTGCTGTGTGTGCATGCCTGTTCTGTGCATGCCTGTTCTGTGCAGGCAGATATCACAAGGCTAGTCCAACAAGCAGAGGAAGGGAGATTGTGGAACTCAAGTTCTAAAGACACCATAATTTCTCATTAGTGATGAAAATTCACCACCCCTCACCATAGGCTCATCATTGATCTAAGAGTGCACTGAGATTGAGTGACTTTTTGCAGAAGCTTTGCCACATCTTGTAGGGCTTGGCTGGCATGAAGCACTGAAGGACAGGTGCCTCACAGGAGCATCAGACTGAAATCCTGCCCCAGATCCCTTGTTTTTTGCAGGCTAGGAGGCTGCAACGCAGTCACACCCTCCTCTTTatacaggaaaagcaggaaaggacaGTGGCTTTTCTAAGCACCTCTACAGCATGGAAAGACCCTGTAATATGGGTCACGGGGGCCCACGCTGGATTTCACCGAAGCGTATTTGGCTTCCCAAGGACCAAAAGTGACCTTGATGAGGGGAAAAGTAAAACCTCCCTTTGGGTCTCTGAACATATGGAACTACTCAATGGGGATTCTCAGCTCATCTAAAATTAGTACTATATTTTCACTGGTAAGTGGCAggtgttattattttaattgtcaTAATGTGGACAAAAGAAACTAACTGTACATGTATGTACAGTTATATATGTGCAGTTACATATGTATGTACAGTCTATGAATGGAATAATACATATTTGATTAAAAATCAGTATCATGTTGTCTTTAGTAACTGTAACTTGCAAGGATGGCTCAAATACGAAACTTCACTTGGGCAGTGGAAGATATTTTCAAGGAAACTTTTCTCACTTACATGAATGGCTGGAGGAAAAACATGACGGAAGCAGCAGATAAATTGCAAGCCACGGTTGAAGCTGAAAACTTTGACTATGTTATCCTTTATTTGATGGTGATGATTGGGATGTTCTCCTTCATTATAGTGGCAATCTTGGTGAGTACTGTGAAATCAAAGAGGCGAGAGCACTCTCATGACCCCTATCATCAGTACATCGTTGAGGACTGGGGCAAGAAGTATAAAAACCAGGTTCTGAATCGAGAAGACCTGAAGTGTATGATCCATGAAAACTTCGGTGCAAGGGACAAAACAAGCCCTGAATCACCTTGACCTTTTGGAAACACCATCAGTGAGGAAAACATAAAGCCAGGAACTCACTGGAATTACAAATAGATGTGAAAGTGTTCTTTCATTACATTAACAGACAGGTCAATGTGGAACAGATTGCTGAGGAAATCAACATTACTGTTTCCCAAGAGGACTTTGGAATAGCTGGTTGGGGAAAATCCAAGAGATATGCatgattttgctttgctttgataTTCTGttcatcaggaaaataaaaccaagataattaataatgttattttcttagcattttttaaatccagaagCAAATCTGGAAGTTCCCACCTCAGAATAATTGAATTAGTTGTCACAAGTACTGATTTAGATCCAAACTGTATGAATTAAGCccatcttaaaaataacttgaaaacaTACAGTAAAATATCAAAGTCTCCATCTATCGACTGAATATTGTGTTATGGTATGAATCATAGGAGGTAACATATACCTACACACATTAAttccaaactatttttttcatgatCTGGCTCCCATTTTGATTTAATTATTCATTGGCAGCAAAGATTGACTCATGGCCTTCTGACAAGGCCTGTTTTATAGCAGAAGCTGTTAAACTAGCAGTCTCATCCAGGAGCATGTTGTGGTTGTCCAGGGTAGCTTCCAGAGGTTCATCATCTGTCCTCGAGTCCATAGCTGGCCAAGctgcctcttctgctgctccttaGTTCTCCAGAGCAACCTGTCTGCCTTTGGGTGCAAATTGAGTGACGGAGGTACTGGTTACATCCCATCAGCCAGGGCTTGGTGTAAACCACTGAAATCCTGCTTTGTGGCTTTCAGAGGAGGGATTTCTATATCCACGTACCAAGGCTGTCCCATTGCAGTCCTTCCTGTTTCCCATATTGGGTACTGGGGTGCTGGTTTTCACTGGCTGGGAATTTGGTTTCTCTTCTCATGTGCTGTTCTCCACAATGCTGGCTTTCAGGGAATAATAATAAGCAGAACTGGTGGCACTTCTAGTATTAAAACGTGCTTCCTTTTGGAGGACTCTGGGTTTAGTTCCCATTCATGTTGCCAGACAAATCACTTAAGCTAAAAGTTCCCATGCTGGCTGACTGTCGTgtgggcttgtttgtttttagaaagTTTTGGCTGAAACACTTCAGCCATGTCTGAGGCTGCATTTCCgacaattttgttttgcttgtgttcaaaagaaagagaaaagtaaagGACTTCTTTTGTTGGGAAGTTTTGGCTTGTTTTGGAGACTGGTCCTGAGATTTGGCAGAGCAGCTGTTGTCATGCTCCAGATGTTCCTTTTGCTGGCATAGTAATGAGCCTTTGGATAACCTCAGTCCATGAGCACTGGGGAAGGTTTGTCAGGTCCCAACACAGCCATCTGGTGAGTCTCTTAACCACCCAGCATGTCCCCTTTCCCCTCACCTCCCCCGGTGGCCTGTGGGTGTCTGccagctcccctgctcctgTCAGGGGTGTGCTCCACACCCAGGATGTGGGACCTTCCTTACCCTCGGGGCCACCACGCAGGAAATGTGCCGCACCAAGCAGGTGGAGGCTGCCAGGTCTACGGCCATGCTGTggtcatagaatcaaagaatggtttgaattggaagtCTCCTTAAAAACCATCTAGCTTCAGCCCTCCCTTGCCATGGGTCCAATGTCTCAtttaacctggccttgaacactcctAAGAAGGGAGcatccccagcctccctgggcaacctcttcccagtgtctcaccaccatcacagtaaagaacttcttcctggtATCTAAtctaaaactacatttttttccagtttaaagccattaccccatgtcctacCACTATACACCCTGGTaacaagcccctccccagctttcctgtagccctttcaggtactggaaggacactatgaggtctccctggagccttctcttctccaggctgaacagccccaactccctcagcctgtctccagaggagaggggctccagccccCCACTCCGAGGGACTTGAGAGCCCCTTTAGGCAAGGAAGCGCCGGAGGAGCCCCGGGAGCCCTGCCCAGCCGCACCACCACCCCAGCAGCGCACCGACCCgctccggccccgctcccgACACAGCCCGGCGACAGCTCCGGCCGCCGGCTCGGCCGGGCTGCTGGGGACCGGCAGACGGCTCTGAAGGCTGCCTTGCCCTCCGACCTACCCCTCTGCGACGTGTGGGATTGCACTGCCTGCAAATcactctgttatttttaattttttgttttgttttgttgttttttttttagcaaccGGGGGCTACCTCCCGCAGCAGCCCCACGCGGCGGCTTTGCGGAACCAGTGCCCTAGGACAAGCGAAGGGGCGGacgggcccggcccggcccggcccggcgctgCCGCTCCTGGGAGATGTAGTTCCTGGCGCCTCCCGCCCGGAGCCATGGCCGCCCGGTGAGGTAGGAGACGCGTCTGCGGGCCCTTCCCCGCACGCCCCGCCGGGGCGGCCGCCCGCGGTGCCGCCGGCGCGGGCAGAGCGTGGGCTGGCGGGGCGAGACCTGGCGGGAGCGGCGCGCATCCCCCCCGCCCTTCCCCggcctgtcctgctgcctgccctccggcctgctcctctgcctgccagcccccccAAGCCCTCggctcccctcagccttcttccgccctcctgcctgcctgtcctccagtccccctgcctgcccgcccgcccgcccccccaCAAACCCACTTCTGGCCAGCCTACCTTTCTTTGCCTGCCCTCCCgtccccctgcctgccctcctgcctgccctccccttcctctccctgccctcccgtccctctctgcctgccctcccgcccccctgcctgccctcctgcctgccctcctgtcCCTCTCTACCTGCCCTCCCGTCCCTCTCCTGTCCTCCTatccctctgcctgccctcccgtccctctcctgccctcccgcccccctgcctgccctcggGTCCCTCTCTACCTGCCCTCCCGTCCCTCTCCTGTCCTCCtatccctctccctgccctcccgtccctctcctgccctcccgcccccctgcctgccctcggGTCCCTCTCTACCTGCCCTCCCGTCCCTCTCCTGTCCTCCtatccctctccctgccctcccgcccccctgcctgccctcctaCCTGCCCTCCTACCTGCCCCACCCTCCTTGCCACTCTGTCTGCCTGCCACCCCCCGCCTGCCGCCCTGCCTTCCTGACCCCCGCACAGGCCCCTTTTCCCGCCCAGGTAGTGGCAGAATTTCCCTCTCCAGAACCCGCAGCCTCCCGGCCGCCTCTGGGATGAGGCAGGGTGAGGTTGGAAAGCGGCTGGAGTCACTCCCGCTGGCGACAAGCCGTGGGCAGGCCGGCCCCCGCCGTGCCCAGGCGGGCTGCCGCAGGGAGCGGTGCACGGCCGCCTGCAAGGGCGCTTGGCTGCGTGTGCATCTGCcgggttttgttgtttgctggggggggggggcaaaaaaaaggcagcaactAAAGTAAGAAAGAGGGATGTGAAGTTATCGTTTGTGGAAAAAGCTTGGTTTCCTCAAGCACGTCTGTGGGTTGCTCTCTGTGCTGAGCACCGGTGCTGCGTGAACCAGGGAAGGTGACCAGGGGCCAGGACAGAGGTGGGGTCAGAATggaggcagcagaggctgccagcccagcagacaGACCCTCCTAGGGCAGCATGGTGGCAGCAGACAAGGGCCTGCAGCTTGCAAGGATCCTGGGATGTGGCTTGGAATGATGCTCTGGAACCCAAGGTGAAACAGTCAGCTATGCCActgatattttggttttgattttattttaattgagcCACTGTGACTGATACGTCCCACCTGTTCTTATTTTCCAGAGTTTGGAGCATGTGAGGAGCTGCCAGAGGAACCactaatattttcatttttgcttcttCAGGTATGAAGATGTTATTGTGACTCTATGTTCTCCGTGTTTCTTGAGTTGGTGTTAATTTAGGAATTTATCAGTGACACTAGTGTAAAGTGAGTGATTACAAAGGcatgtagtggtaggacaaggggtaatggttttaaactagaagaaggtagatttagattatagtttaggaagaaattcttcactgtgagggcggtgaaacactggcacagattgcccagggaagctgtggaagtgttcaaggccaagctggatggggcttggggcagcctggtccagtgggaggtgtccttgcccatgcagggggggtagaattagatgatctttaaggtcccttccaacccaaaccattctatgattctatgaatacaCAGG carries:
- the KCNE2 gene encoding potassium voltage-gated channel subfamily E member 2 is translated as MAQIRNFTWAVEDIFKETFLTYMNGWRKNMTEAADKLQATVEAENFDYVILYLMVMIGMFSFIIVAILVSTVKSKRREHSHDPYHQYIVEDWGKKYKNQVLNREDLKCMIHENFGARDKTSPESP